The Nicotiana tomentosiformis chromosome 2, ASM39032v3, whole genome shotgun sequence genome includes the window gcttattagttattttttactgtggtctatattttttcgtgattgttttgtgatttaattaatttattattttttatccggattagattatttatgtgTTAAAAATTTGTAAAATAGATGTAATGTCCGTAATTGTaatatagtgccctttagcgtagtaaaactgataataaattttagTTAATGGTAGCTAACTTTGTTCATGGCCATTTAGAGTAGTGTTACTTTCGTAGTATGTTGGAAACTAacatatgaaatattaatatagaaaatttatcaacctaagtatttgttatatgaataatTACTAAATTATCTTTGTAGTTAAtcaaattaatcatttaattatctgtTAATCCCAAAaatatctggaaaaaaaaaaagatgacagttcaaacacaaactctctcgaattttagtcaacaaatgtaagaaaataacataaaaataacaatatagaAAATTTGTCaaactaaatatttttatatgaatacttattaattatatcatgtatagttatgaaaattaattatttaattctattatacccaaaaatagctgagtaagaaacaaacatataaaataataaactaacatataaaataatgtaataaactaacataaaaaataataatatagaaaatatatcaacctaagtaataatatattaaaaatattaattaaatattaatacaaaagatattgcaatatatttaaagatgttaagcaattaaatagaaaaatactttaattaatattgtttaatTTACAGATATCGTCATGGAGGTTCCCCATGTGCATCCCAGACCTACATCTCGAGAGCTATTGTTGCTACAAGGCAATCATAGTTCTTCATACATCTGGGATGGGCAATGTATATCCCAGACATCCCGCCCCAGACgtatagacgatatgtgggagttcattagggaccacccacTTCATCACCGTATAGTTAGACGCCTTCAGGATACGGATTTCTACAGGATCATAAAGATCGACCGATTGTAATTCGACTGGGCATTGATCACggctatgatagagcggtggcgatcGGAAACGCACATATTTCATCTACCCATTGGCGAGGCTACCATCACGCTTGAGGACGTGGAGGTTCTTTTCGAGCTGTCGGTTGATGGATTACCTGTAGCTTACCTGCATGCTCTTAGAGACTATAGAGGAGTGGATTACCTACATATGTTGCAGTGGCTCACCGGTTTCCAGCCAGTGGAGCCGACTGCATTGAGTGCGGCCAGTCGATTGCAGCTGACGCCCGTCAGGCAGCATCTGGCGGCAATGGATGCGGAGATTACAGATGATTCACTGCCGGAGGATATCGACCGGCACACgagattgttgttgttgctgatgTTTGGTGGTGTACTATTCCCGAACATTTcgggaaacctagtcagcttgagatttctacaCCATCTGGAGCGGCTAGATAATTTACTTGGTTACTGCTGGGGTACAAATGTTCTAGGTTACCTGTATAGGCAGATGTGCCAGGCGTGCATGGGAATCCATAGATATGTTGCCGGATTTTTACTGCtactgcaggtgaaaacatagtcaattcttttcatgattataacatacatagtaaaaaaataccttaaattttacgtccacaatctatattaggtttgggcctgggagcggttcctgcagttccaGCCACCTCTATTACCGATCgctccggatgcaccacctccaccatttctccctttagcttggatgtgggttgataggcgaggctACAGAAGCGATGTCGAGGCTCGACAGCATCTCCCTATTACAAGGATTTGATTGGATTTACTTGAATGCGcgcatgtatatatatacttaagtttactcggcctggctttatatatgttgtgTTTACTCACGATTCTTGTGTTTAATAAATAGTTTGTATGGAGGCCATACAGTGACGCGCTCATAGCTGgattgcccgattattgctcccACGACCGAGCTATGTGGAGCTCTTTCGTCCCACTGATATGTCTCGAAtagtcgagcatcatgccaccgagcgagtccttCGCCATTTTGATCGACCGCAA containing:
- the LOC104095148 gene encoding protein MAIN-LIKE 2-like — protein: MIERWRSETHIFHLPIGEATITLEDVEVLFELSVDGLPVAYLHALRDYRGVDYLHMLQWLTGFQPVEPTALSAASRLQLTPVRQHLAAMDAEITDDSLPEDIDRHTRLLLLLMFGGVLFPNISGNLVSLRFLHHLERLDNLLGYCWGTNVLGYLYRQMCQACMGIHRYVAGFLLLLQAIGLHKFYHLGLQLLQHTGEGAIALHVFGHRVTGLAAETLRCTRDDKRLGYKAIYVPP